TGGCTGATAAAAGTAAAAAATATACAATAGCATTTGATATAAACGGCAATGATAATGGAATAAAAGCCGCAGTTGTCGCATCTTATCAATTTGCTTTACAAAACCCAAATTTTGAAATTATTTTAGTTGGGCCTGAAAACGAAATTTTAAGCATTCACGTCCCTGATATCAAAGAAAAACCCCGAAATATCTCAATAATTAACAACGACAAAATTGCTTTAAATCCTGAAAATATCAGGGCTTCGCTTCATGAAGAAACCTCAATGAATACAGCTATTGAATTAGTTAGAGAAAACAAGGCTGATGCTGTTTTAAGTTCAGGTAATAGTGGTTTGTATCTAGCTCTAAATACATTTAAGCTAAAAAGATTAGAAAACGTGTCAAGAGCGGCGTTTATGCCAATAATGCCCACAATAACAGGAAGAAAATTCTTAATGTTAGATGTTGGCGCCAATATAGATACTAAACCTGAATATTTAGTTGAATGGGCTAACATTGCAAACGTTTTCGCAAAAATTATGTTGCAAATTAAAACACCTCGTGTTAGTTTGATAAATATTGGTACCGAGGATAATAAAGGTTTAGAAATCATACGTCAAGCACATTCGATGTTAAAAGAATCAAAAGCAATAAATTACATCGGTTTTAGAGAACCGCGTGAAATTCTAAATGCAGTTTGTGATGTCGCAGTTATTGACGGGTATGGTGGTAATTTAGTTTTAAAAAGTCTTGAGGGAGCAATTTTAAGTTTTAAATCTTTATTAAAAAGCAAAATATTGGCTTCACCAATAAGAAAATTAGGCTACTTACTAGCAAAAAACGCATTTAATGACGTTGCAGAAACATTAGACTACAGAAATGTTGGCGCTGCTTGAGTTATTGGAGTAAATGGTGTTGCAATAAAATCACATGGTGGTAGTGATGATAAAGCATACACTGGGGCATTAAACCAAATTAAAATTGCATTAGAAAACAATATTTTAAGCAAGGTGAAAGAATCTGTAAAGGATTTAAATGAATAAAAAAGCTACTGAAGAATTTTTTGCATTTTTGAATAGATATTCAATTTTACCTAAAAAAATGTCATATTATGCTGTTGCTTTTACCCACCCAAGCTATGCAAAAACCATTAAAAACAAACAACTCGAAGATTATCAAAGTATGGAATTTTTAGGAGATTCTATTCTACAGTTCTTATCTTCAATATATTTGTATAGAGAATATGAAAATAGTAACCCTGGAAATTTATCGCTAATGAGAACTAAATTAGTATCAACTAAAAGTCTAAATAATTTAAGCGAAAAATTAAACCTTAAACAATTTCTTCTAACCGGACCGGGATTAATGCACGAAGAAATTCTAAAATCAGTAAAAGTTGGAGCTGATATCTTTGAATCGTTTATAGGCGCCTTATTTTTAGACCAAGGTCTGCAAAAAGTAAATAGTTTTTTACAGCAAACATTATTTAAAACAAAAATAGATGAGTCTAATCTTAAAGACTCAAAAACATTATTCCAAGAATACATCCAATCATTTTCGAGAAATTCAGTGATTTACAATACAACTCAAAATGATTCAAACACTTTTCACTCAAAAGCTATACATGATAACAACATTTATGGCGAAGGTGAGGGGAAAAATAAATTAGAAGCAGAAGAGCAAGCTGCTAAAAACGCATTAACAAAACTTGCTAACACTGATGAATAACCTCGAATTATTCAAAACGGAGGAAAAATGAAATTAATAAAAGTTGAAGCACACGGGTTTAAATCGTTTGCTGACCCAATATCTTTAAGATTCGATGGAGGAGTAGCCGGAATCGTTGGACCTAATGGTTCTGGTAAATCTAATATTAATGACGCAATAAGATGAGTTCTTGGGGAAAGAAGTGCTAAAGAATTACGGGGAGATAAAATGGATGATGTTATCTTCCAAGGTTCTCAAACCGCGAAGCCACTGGATCGTGCGGAAGTTACATTAACATTTGATAATAAAGACGGACAAAACTCAATCCCACATGAAATATTTACAATATCTCGTGTTCTTGAAAGAGGTAACGGCACAAATAAATATTATTTAAATGGTGAAGAATGCCGTCAAAAAGACATACTAGAAATAGCTATGGAATCTGGAATAGGAAAATCTTCCTTAGCCATTATTTCTCAAGGTACTGTTTCAGATATTGCCCAATCAACACCAGAACAACGTAAAGCAATTTTTGAAGAAGCTGCCGGAGTTTCAAAGTACAAATTTAAGAAAAAAGAAGCTTTAAGCAAACTAGCAAAAACTCAAGAAGGTTTAGACCAAATAACATTAGTTATTGCCGAAATCGAAAGAAAATTAATACCCTTGAGAAAACAAGCTGAGAAAGCAAAAATTTATATCACTAAAACCGAAGAGCTAAAAGAAGTTGAAGTAGGTTTATTAGTGCATAATATTAAAACTTATGGGTCAACATACGAAAGCTTAACTCAAGAGCTTGAAGGTGTTTCCGAAACCAAAATTGACCTCGAAGAAAGAATCAAGGAAGCCGAAGCCAAAATTTCCCAAAATACTGGATTTAGAATTGAAGAACAAAAAATTGCTGATCAATTAAGCAAAGAATTAAAAGAAGTTGAAGAAAGACTTCGTAA
This genomic interval from Mycoplasma miroungigenitalium contains the following:
- the rnc gene encoding ribonuclease III: MNKKATEEFFAFLNRYSILPKKMSYYAVAFTHPSYAKTIKNKQLEDYQSMEFLGDSILQFLSSIYLYREYENSNPGNLSLMRTKLVSTKSLNNLSEKLNLKQFLLTGPGLMHEEILKSVKVGADIFESFIGALFLDQGLQKVNSFLQQTLFKTKIDESNLKDSKTLFQEYIQSFSRNSVIYNTTQNDSNTFHSKAIHDNNIYGEGEGKNKLEAEEQAAKNALTKLANTDE
- the plsX gene encoding phosphate acyltransferase PlsX produces the protein MADKSKKYTIAFDINGNDNGIKAAVVASYQFALQNPNFEIILVGPENEILSIHVPDIKEKPRNISIINNDKIALNPENIRASLHEETSMNTAIELVRENKADAVLSSGNSGLYLALNTFKLKRLENVSRAAFMPIMPTITGRKFLMLDVGANIDTKPEYLVEWANIANVFAKIMLQIKTPRVSLINIGTEDNKGLEIIRQAHSMLKESKAINYIGFREPREILNAVCDVAVIDGYGGNLVLKSLEGAILSFKSLLKSKILASPIRKLGYLLAKNAFNDVAETLDYRNVGAAWVIGVNGVAIKSHGGSDDKAYTGALNQIKIALENNILSKVKESVKDLNE